CTGGATGACGTTGACGCCGGCCTCGCGGAGCCCCTCGACGATCTCGTCGAACCGCTCCGGCGGGCTCTCGAGGTCGACCTCGACCGGAATGTGGCCGCGGGGTGTGATGTTGCCGCGTTCGTGGTGAATACTCAGGAGGTTGCCCCCGTTGTCCGCGACGGGCGCAAGCGCGCGAAGTAACTCTCCGGGTTCGTCGACGAGTTCGAGCCGGACGGTGTAGGCACGAACGCCGCCGTCCGTTTCGGCTTCGTCCTCGGCGGACTCGTCAGCCATCGACACCACCTGCTTGCGGGCGTCCACGCGTCATTATGATCTAGGACTCCGTATCGTGCGGGTAAAAGGATATAGGAGGTATCAAAACTCTCCGACCGTGCCAACAGTGGGCATATTGGCGTTCCGCTGAGGCGCCCGAACGGGGTACCGGGAACGGTCTCAGAGGTGATCTTCTCCGGGATTCGACGACCCCCAGTCACCGCGGCCTCCTTCGGTGCGGTCGACTCCCATGATCGATTCCGCCTGGTCGGGCCCGCCGAGGCTCTCGCGGGCGTCCGGGACGCGAATGGTGATGTCGTCGATCTCGGGCCACTGGATGAGTTCGGCCTCGATATTTCCCGTCGTCACGTCGCTGACCGAACATCCCTTGCAGCCGCCGCCGAGTTCGATGATGACCTCGCCGTCGTCCGGATCCGCCTTCCGGACGGCGCTGGTCCCCCCGTGCATCTGGATGATCGGCATCTCGCGCGTGAGCCACGCCTCGACTCGTTCCTTGAGCGGCGCGTCCTCGGAGTCAGTCATTGGTCGCGATAGGGACTCGAGCGGTGAATAGGTTCGGTTTGACGACCCGGTTACCGCCGGCCGCGACGCCGGCGCAGCCACTCGAGTGCGACCGCCCCGCCGGCAGCGCCGACGGCACCGGTCGCGGTGAATCCCGGAATGGAATCGGCGCCCGCGTCCGTCTCCGCGTCGTCGGACCCGCTGCCGGCGGTTCCGTTCTCGCCGGCGTCGTCGGTGCCGGTTCCGCGTTCCTCGGGATCGGTCAGCGACGGCGGATTCGCCTGCTCGCCGGCCTCGATCGGGAAGGTGTACAGCGCGCCCTCGAGGTCCGTGTTCGGGACCATCTCCGTACTGCTCGCGACGAACGTTTCGCCGGGTTCGGCGACGCGTGCGGTCCAGAAGGCCGCTTCGTCGGGATCGCGCCACGCGGCCAGTTCTTCGGGATCGGCCGGATCGCTCACGTCGTGGATCTTCACGCCGCCCTGGTACCACGACGAGTAGAGCCGTCCGTTCCGAATCTCGAAGTTGTGCACCGTCGTCCACAGTCCGCCGTCGTACGTCTCGTCCGCCGCTGCGGGTGCGTCGATCGACGACTGGAACGCCGGCTCCGCGGGGTCGCTCACGTCGTAGAGGTCGAGCCCGCCCGGCTCGTCAGGTCCGCCGCCGTCGATCGCCCACGCCTCCCGGCCGACCGCCAGCAGGTCGCCGGTGTCGTCGACCGCCGAATAGTGGTCGTTGCCCGGCAGCCCGAGCTGGGCCGCCTCGTCCTCGAGTTCGCGCTGCTCCTCGAGGTCCGTTTCGCTCACGTGCGAGACGTACTCGGGATCGGCGGGATCGCTCACGTCGATCAGGTAGGTCCCGGGATTCCAGTGGGCGACGTAGGCGATTCCGTCCTGCACGTAGACGTCGTGGTTGTATCGGGCGCGCCAGAAGACGTCGCTCCAGCCGGGTTCGCGCTCGAGCAGCGACCAGCGACCGACCTCCTCGACGCCGTCGCCGACGTCGAAGATCACGAGCGGGTTCTCGTCCTCGTCGTTCGCGACGACGAACAGCAGATCCTCCTCGAGGTAACAGTTGTGGATGTGATACCCCGTCTCGTAGGGGTCGGTTACCGGTTCGGGAGCGGCCGGCTCGCTCACGTCGTAAACGACGAAGCCGTGAAAGACGTCCTCGGAAGTCCGGTGGGCCGGGCCGACGACCGCCAGCCGATCGCCGTCGACTTTCACGTCGAGGATCTCGGTCAGGGGGCGGTCGTCGGCCTCGAGTTCCCGCTCCTCGGCGAGGATCGTCGGGTCGGCGGGGTCGCTGACGTCGACGGTCGCGAACCCGTCGGCGACGGCGAGGTAGGCGACGTCACCGGCGTCCCCGACGACGGCTTCGGTGGCCCCGTCGACGGAAACGCGACCGAGCGGTTCGTAGGTGTCCTGCCGTGTGAGCGCAGCGGTCGACGCGGCACTCGATCCCGCGATCGTCAGGGCCGTTCCGGTCGCGACGCCCGCTCGAAGGAGGGTTCTCCGGCGCATAGTTGTTCCAGGGAACGGGAAAGTAAATAACGTGGGTCGACCGCGGGGTCGAGCGGCGTCAGCTTCGCATCCGCTTTCTGTCGCCCGTCCCCTCGGTCAGGGCGCTCGCGATCGCACCCTCGAGGACGACGTCGTCGCCGTGGTCGGTGACGTGGAACTCGGGGACGTTGTTCAACAGCATCTCGGAGACGCGCTCGCGGATCGGATCGACGACCAGTTCCTCGTTGTGGAGGGCGACGGCGCCGCCGAAGGAGACGACGATCGGCGCGAACGACTGGACGATGTTGGTGACGCCGATCGCGTTCCAGTGGGCGAGCTGGTCGATCACGTAGTCGGCCAGTTCGTCCTCGCCGGCCATCTCGAAGACGTCTTTCGCGGTGAACTCGGGGCCCTCGAGCGGGAGGTCCGTCGAAATGGTCGGGTCATCATCGTTGAGCAGTCGGGCGAAGTCGGGAATAGCGTTGCCCGAGCAGTAGGCCTCCCAGTGGCCGTCGTGGCCGCAGCCGCAGGTCAGCCGTTCGTGCGGATCGATGACGCAGTGACCGACCTCGCCGGCGTTGCCGTCCCAGCCGGCGAGGATCTCGCCGTCGCAGCAGACGCCGGCGCCGATCCCGGAGGAGATAGTGATGTAGACCATATCGTCGGGGTTGCGCGACGCGTGGAACCGCTCGCCGATGACCCCCGCAGCGGTGTCGTTGTGGAGATGGACCTCGTCGCTATCGACGAGTTTCTCGATGGGGCCCGTCAGCGGAATCCGGTCGATCGAGTCGGGAAGGTTCGCCGGGTCGATCACTGCCCCCTCCGCGAGGTCGAACGGTCCGATCGAACCGATTCCTACGGAGACGATCTCTTTCGGAGCGATACCAGCGTCACCGCACGCCTCACGGAGCGTGCGAAGAACGCCCTCGGTCACGTCGATTCCGGTGGGACCTCGGGGTGTCCCGTTGCGGCTGACCCCGATCGTCGTTCCGTCGTCCTCGGCGACGGCCGCCCGGACGTTCGTCGCGCCGAGATCGACGCCCGCGTAGTACACCATGCTATCAGAGAGAGTGCCGTCGTCGTACTTAACTACCGGTATCTTCACTCGATTGGGAGTAGTTACCGCAACGCAGCCGCTGCGAGCGACACAGGTATGTCACTTACTAACATAGGTTCCCGTATGGCTACCGACCAGCACGGGACCGAGACAGAACCGGGGGCCGCGCTCACCGAGGCGGAACTCGAGGCGCTTCACGAGGTCGAACTCGGACTCGAGTGGCTCCAGCGCGCACAGGGCAATCTCCTCGAGTTCCATCACGCGACGGGCCACGGGATGGACCACCTCTACGAGGCCGAAGCGCTGCTCTACGACACCGGCCACGAGGCGCTGGCGGATGCGATTCGGACGGAGCTACTGCCCTACGGCGTCGTCGACGGCGATCGATGGTCCTACGACGTCCTCGAGAACTTCCAGGAAACGCTGCTGGCCGAGACGGTGCGCTTCGAGCGCCGCGCTCGCCGCGAACTGGCGGACGGACACCGTCACGTCCGCGAACGACGGCAGGAACGAACGTGGAAGGAACAGGCGGAACGCTCCCGGCGAAGCAGTGACGAGGATAGTACCAACTAAAACGGTTTCCACACCGATCGTACGGACCGCGGTTCTCGCCCGTCGGACTCCGACCCGCGCACCCGTCGTGCGATCGGGCGTGCGCTGACTTTCGGCGGCTACGATAGCTACTCCCCGCTCCGGACGAACGTCACCGGGCAGGGCGAGGAGAGCAGGACCTCCTGTGCGGTCGAACCGAAGACCGCCTTTCCGGTCGGCGAGCGACGGCGACCGCCGACGACGACCCGATCGGCGGCGACCCCGGTTGCGAGATCGACGATCGTCGGCCCGTGGTCGCCGATCGCGCCGCGAACGTCGTACTCGATTCCCTCCTCGTCGAGTTCGCTCCGGAGGTCCCGGATCGTCGAGTGGCGAGACGCGACCTCGTCGGGGCGGATCTGGTCGCTGTCGGCGTCCATGTCGAGGTTCCCGAGCACTTCGTTGTACTCGTCTTCGGTGAAGACGTGAGCGAGAACGACCGTCGCGTCGGACGGTTTGGCCACCTCGAGGACCGTTTCGGCGAGTTTGTCGGTACGGTCGGCGTCGCCGGGCCCGACGGCGAGCAGGATCGTCTTGAGAGTCATATACTCACTATGTGTAGCGATCTACTTAAACGTCGGACTTTCTCGAAACGGAATGTCAGGGGGGTGAGAATCCGCTCGGTCGCCGCTCAGGGCGGCCGGTTCTACCCCGAAACCGATTCCGTTGAGTTCGGTTTCGGTGCCTACTATACCCTTCCGCGGCGTCGTCGAGTCCAGGAATGAACGAACTCGACCTCTCGAACCGAACCGTGCTCGTCACGGGCAGCGCCAGGGGTGTCGGCCGCGAACTCCTGCTCGCGACCGCCGACTGCGGAGCGAGCGCGGCCGTCCACTACCACACCAGCGCGGACGCCGCCCGCGACGTCGCCGACGAAGCGCGCGAGCGCGGCGCGGCGGACGTGATGACCGTCCAGGGCGACGTCACCGATCCGGAGAGCGTCG
This DNA window, taken from Natronococcus sp. CG52, encodes the following:
- a CDS encoding LVIVD repeat-containing protein; translation: MRRRTLLRAGVATGTALTIAGSSAASTAALTRQDTYEPLGRVSVDGATEAVVGDAGDVAYLAVADGFATVDVSDPADPTILAEERELEADDRPLTEILDVKVDGDRLAVVGPAHRTSEDVFHGFVVYDVSEPAAPEPVTDPYETGYHIHNCYLEEDLLFVVANDEDENPLVIFDVGDGVEEVGRWSLLEREPGWSDVFWRARYNHDVYVQDGIAYVAHWNPGTYLIDVSDPADPEYVSHVSETDLEEQRELEDEAAQLGLPGNDHYSAVDDTGDLLAVGREAWAIDGGGPDEPGGLDLYDVSDPAEPAFQSSIDAPAAADETYDGGLWTTVHNFEIRNGRLYSSWYQGGVKIHDVSDPADPEELAAWRDPDEAAFWTARVAEPGETFVASSTEMVPNTDLEGALYTFPIEAGEQANPPSLTDPEERGTGTDDAGENGTAGSGSDDAETDAGADSIPGFTATGAVGAAGGAVALEWLRRRRGRR
- a CDS encoding ROK family protein, which codes for MVYYAGVDLGATNVRAAVAEDDGTTIGVSRNGTPRGPTGIDVTEGVLRTLREACGDAGIAPKEIVSVGIGSIGPFDLAEGAVIDPANLPDSIDRIPLTGPIEKLVDSDEVHLHNDTAAGVIGERFHASRNPDDMVYITISSGIGAGVCCDGEILAGWDGNAGEVGHCVIDPHERLTCGCGHDGHWEAYCSGNAIPDFARLLNDDDPTISTDLPLEGPEFTAKDVFEMAGEDELADYVIDQLAHWNAIGVTNIVQSFAPIVVSFGGAVALHNEELVVDPIRERVSEMLLNNVPEFHVTDHGDDVVLEGAIASALTEGTGDRKRMRS
- a CDS encoding NifU family protein yields the protein MTDSEDAPLKERVEAWLTREMPIIQMHGGTSAVRKADPDDGEVIIELGGGCKGCSVSDVTTGNIEAELIQWPEIDDITIRVPDARESLGGPDQAESIMGVDRTEGGRGDWGSSNPGEDHL
- a CDS encoding universal stress protein is translated as MTLKTILLAVGPGDADRTDKLAETVLEVAKPSDATVVLAHVFTEDEYNEVLGNLDMDADSDQIRPDEVASRHSTIRDLRSELDEEGIEYDVRGAIGDHGPTIVDLATGVAADRVVVGGRRRSPTGKAVFGSTAQEVLLSSPCPVTFVRSGE